GCTGGGTGTGGTGGTAATCGGGCTGGTGACGGGCGCTGTCACGGGGCATCTCGACATCCTGTTCGGTGACGTGCTCACCGTCTCCAGCCGCGACGTCTGGACAGTCTGGATCGTCGCCGCTGCCGCGCTCCTCCTGCTGGCGACCCTGTGGCGCCGGATGATCGCCATCTCTGTGCATGAAGACCTCGCCCGCGCGGAAGGCATCAACGTGCAGCTGGTGGAGCTGCTGTTCACGCTGCTCATCGCCTTCGTCGTCGCCATCTCCATGAAGATCGTGGGGCTGTTGCTGATCACGGCGCTCACCGTCATTCCTGCAGCGGCAGCGCGGCGCCTGTCGGCAACGCCAGAGAGCATGGCGGTGTTGAGCGTCGTCCTCGCCGCAGCCGCCGTGCTGGCGGGACTGTTCATGTCCGCCGCCTGGGGCACTGTCGCAGGTCCGTCGATTGTCCTGTCCGCCGGACTTCTCTTTGTCTTGACCTTGCCGCTCGGACAACGCAGTTAGCGGCGGAAAAGGGAGCGCAATGAACTTCTCAGCAACGCATCCGCGCCGGGCCTCGGTGGGCGTCATGGTTGGAAATGTCACGGTGGGCGGCGGC
The nucleotide sequence above comes from Hyphomicrobiales bacterium. Encoded proteins:
- a CDS encoding metal ABC transporter permease, which encodes MLDILFEPFFRRALLAGLAVALVAGPIGCFIVWRRMAYFGETLAHAGLLGAGLGLLFNVNIAITAVVVAMILALILIALRRQQQLAVDTILGILSHTALALGVVVIGLVTGAVTGHLDILFGDVLTVSSRDVWTVWIVAAAALLLLATLWRRMIAISVHEDLARAEGINVQLVELLFTLLIAFVVAISMKIVGLLLITALTVIPAAAARRLSATPESMAVLSVVLAAAAVLAGLFMSAAWGTVAGPSIVLSAGLLFVLTLPLGQRS